From Aristaeella lactis, the proteins below share one genomic window:
- a CDS encoding ABC transporter substrate-binding protein: MKKLVSLLMVLSLLLGVCACASAEEKTYNIGILQLIQHPALDQATQGFKDALTEKLGDKVVFDEGNASGDSNNCAQIAGQLVSKQVDLIMANATPAMLACATATADIPVLATSITNYESAMEIELTAEGATGFNVSGTSDLAPLDGQADMIKELFPEAKTVGLLYCNAEPNSIFQIKTIEGFLADLGYECKRYGFNDSNDLASVVQTATECDVIYIPTDNTAAGNTEAIANVVIPAGVPVVAGEEGICAGCGVATLTISYYDIGYKTGEMAYDILVNGADIAAMPIAYAPKFTKKYNAVNAAELGVTIPAEYLPIE; encoded by the coding sequence ATGAAGAAGCTTGTATCCCTGCTCATGGTTCTGTCCCTGCTCCTGGGCGTATGCGCCTGCGCGTCCGCCGAAGAAAAGACCTACAACATCGGTATCCTGCAGCTGATCCAGCATCCCGCGCTGGACCAGGCTACCCAGGGCTTCAAGGATGCCCTGACCGAAAAACTGGGCGACAAGGTTGTCTTTGATGAAGGCAATGCTTCCGGCGACTCCAACAACTGCGCCCAGATCGCTGGCCAGCTGGTTTCCAAGCAGGTCGACCTGATCATGGCCAACGCGACCCCCGCCATGCTCGCCTGCGCCACCGCCACCGCCGATATCCCGGTGCTGGCCACATCCATCACCAACTATGAATCCGCCATGGAGATTGAACTGACCGCGGAAGGCGCTACCGGATTCAACGTTTCCGGCACCAGCGACCTGGCTCCCCTGGACGGCCAGGCGGACATGATCAAAGAACTGTTCCCGGAAGCGAAGACCGTCGGCCTGCTCTACTGCAACGCTGAACCCAACTCCATCTTCCAGATCAAGACCATCGAAGGCTTCCTGGCTGACCTGGGTTATGAGTGCAAGCGCTACGGCTTCAACGATTCCAACGACCTGGCTTCCGTTGTGCAGACCGCGACCGAGTGCGATGTGATCTACATCCCCACCGACAACACCGCCGCGGGCAACACCGAAGCAATCGCCAACGTGGTCATCCCCGCCGGTGTACCGGTCGTTGCCGGTGAAGAAGGCATCTGTGCCGGCTGCGGCGTGGCTACCCTGACTATCAGCTACTATGACATCGGCTACAAGACCGGTGAAATGGCTTACGACATTCTCGTGAACGGTGCCGACATTGCGGCCATGCCCATTGCCTATGCCCCGAAGTTCACCAAGAAGTACAACGCCGTCAACGCGGCTGAACTGGGCGTCACCATTCCCGCCGAATATCTGCCCATCGAGTAA
- a CDS encoding alpha/beta hydrolase: MKLRSSIRRIDSPAGRMKILILRPEKQEGPVPGILWLHGGGYVTGMASMVYITAGSTLAKHFGTVLIAPEYRRALRNPYPAALEDCYAALEYLYSHADELGVDRNRIVVGGESAGGGLAAAVCLLARDEGEIPVSFQLPLYPMLDCDDTESSRHSHSHGWGTRRNHWAWRKYLGDLYGTDEVPPYASPAKETNYAGLPPCYTFVEDEEPFLTETVAYIQNLKDAGVEAHMDIYHGNIHGFDTMRWTKNAKEARRKLLKAAEKYLKL, translated from the coding sequence ATGAAACTGAGAAGCAGCATTCGCCGGATTGACAGCCCTGCCGGCAGGATGAAAATCCTTATCCTGCGCCCGGAAAAACAGGAGGGACCTGTTCCCGGCATTCTCTGGCTTCACGGCGGCGGATATGTGACCGGAATGGCCTCCATGGTTTATATCACTGCGGGCAGCACACTGGCGAAGCACTTCGGAACGGTGTTGATCGCCCCGGAATACCGCAGGGCACTCCGCAATCCATACCCCGCAGCACTGGAAGATTGCTACGCGGCGCTGGAATACCTGTACAGCCATGCGGATGAGCTGGGCGTGGACCGGAACCGGATCGTGGTCGGCGGGGAAAGCGCCGGCGGCGGACTGGCCGCGGCGGTCTGCCTCCTGGCCAGGGACGAGGGAGAAATCCCGGTATCCTTCCAGCTTCCGCTGTATCCGATGCTGGACTGCGATGATACAGAATCCTCCCGGCACAGCCATTCCCACGGCTGGGGTACACGCCGCAACCACTGGGCGTGGCGCAAATACCTGGGTGATCTGTACGGAACGGACGAGGTACCGCCTTATGCCTCACCCGCGAAGGAGACCAACTATGCCGGGCTGCCGCCCTGCTATACCTTTGTGGAAGACGAAGAGCCTTTCCTGACTGAGACGGTTGCCTATATACAGAACCTGAAGGACGCCGGAGTGGAAGCCCATATGGACATTTACCACGGCAATATCCATGGCTTTGACACCATGCGATGGACGAAGAACGCGAAGGAAGCCAGGCGGAAGCTGCTCAAAGCGGCGGAAAAATACCTTAAGTTATAA
- the purF gene encoding amidophosphoribosyltransferase codes for MHEECGVFGIWSPVKRAVPRDVYLGLYALQHRGQESCGIVVSCDGVFHHYKGDGLVGEVFDRRSLDHLGEGNIAVGHVRYSTTGGKNHNNIQPIVISHMKGNMALCHNGNLVNARSLRAKHELNGGIFHGTADTETIVYTIVSERLKVTATEEAIFRTMQQLQGAYSCTLMTATKLIAFRDPNGFRPLCYGRLPDGAYVVSSESCALDAVGAKLIRDIDPGEIVVFGKEGVVSDRRLCGKAPSLCVFEYIYFARPDSVIEATPVHQARLRAGCFLAKENPVEADVVIGVPDSGIDAALGYSRESGIPYGVGFLKNKYIGRSFIAPSQDMRETAVRIKLNVIAETVRDKRVILIDDSIVRGTTSERIVHLLRDAGAKEVHMRISSPPFRYPCFFGTDVDSRENLIACRLNSVEEIAKEIGADSLAYLSVDAAHRLAGDEGCTFCDGCFTGKYPIDIPEGQGKSKFEQPIREE; via the coding sequence ATGCATGAGGAATGCGGTGTCTTCGGTATCTGGTCCCCCGTAAAAAGAGCCGTTCCCCGGGATGTGTATCTGGGCCTGTATGCCCTGCAGCATCGGGGTCAGGAAAGCTGCGGCATTGTGGTTTCCTGTGACGGCGTATTCCATCATTACAAGGGTGACGGCCTGGTGGGCGAAGTTTTCGACCGGCGGAGTCTCGATCACCTGGGAGAAGGAAACATTGCCGTCGGACACGTCCGTTATTCCACCACCGGCGGAAAAAACCACAATAATATCCAGCCCATCGTCATCAGCCATATGAAGGGCAACATGGCCCTCTGCCATAACGGCAACCTGGTGAATGCCCGGTCCCTCCGGGCAAAGCATGAACTGAACGGCGGGATCTTTCACGGTACCGCGGATACAGAAACCATTGTCTATACCATAGTTTCCGAACGGCTGAAAGTAACCGCCACGGAAGAAGCCATTTTCCGGACCATGCAGCAGCTTCAGGGCGCCTATTCCTGCACCCTGATGACCGCCACCAAGCTGATCGCTTTCCGGGATCCAAACGGGTTTCGTCCCCTCTGCTACGGCCGGCTGCCGGACGGCGCGTATGTCGTTTCCTCTGAATCCTGTGCGCTGGACGCTGTCGGGGCAAAACTGATCCGGGATATTGATCCCGGGGAGATCGTTGTTTTCGGAAAGGAAGGCGTTGTTTCGGACCGTCGTCTCTGTGGAAAGGCCCCTTCCCTGTGCGTCTTTGAATACATCTATTTTGCCCGGCCTGACTCTGTCATCGAGGCCACCCCGGTCCACCAGGCGCGGCTGCGGGCAGGCTGTTTCCTGGCAAAAGAGAATCCCGTGGAAGCAGACGTCGTCATCGGCGTTCCAGATTCCGGCATTGACGCCGCCCTGGGCTATTCCCGCGAAAGCGGAATTCCCTACGGCGTCGGCTTCCTGAAAAACAAATATATCGGCCGCAGTTTCATTGCGCCGAGCCAGGATATGCGGGAAACCGCCGTCCGGATCAAGCTGAATGTCATTGCGGAAACCGTCCGGGATAAGCGGGTGATCCTGATCGATGACTCCATCGTCCGGGGCACCACCAGTGAGCGAATTGTCCACCTCCTGCGGGACGCCGGGGCAAAGGAAGTCCATATGCGCATTTCTTCCCCGCCCTTCCGTTACCCCTGCTTCTTCGGAACGGATGTGGATTCCCGGGAAAACCTGATCGCCTGCCGCCTGAACTCCGTGGAGGAGATCGCGAAAGAGATCGGTGCTGACTCCCTGGCATACCTGTCCGTGGACGCGGCGCACCGCCTGGCCGGGGATGAAGGCTGCACCTTCTGCGACGGCTGCTTCACCGGAAAATATCCGATTGATATCCCGGAAGGCCAGGGCAAGAGCAAGTTCGAGCAGCCTATCCGGGAGGAATAA
- a CDS encoding response regulator transcription factor yields MRLLLAEDEEAMAEAIIAYLEYHHYEVDWANNGTDALEMARAASHDVFILDIMMPGTDGLTVLRTLRREGNTTPVLLLTAKSEIRDKVAGFESGSDDYLTKPFALEELRVRIDALTRRGQNYQGEHTALGDLTLDKSSCALRVGTKSCPLSNREYHLIELFMRNPHVYFSADTLLDRVWGMDAEVEYGTVWVHISGLRKKMESLGAHVEIRSKRGVGYALEETA; encoded by the coding sequence ATGCGGCTTCTTCTTGCGGAAGACGAAGAGGCGATGGCCGAGGCGATAATCGCCTATCTGGAATACCACCACTATGAGGTGGACTGGGCGAACAACGGAACGGATGCCCTGGAAATGGCCCGTGCGGCCAGTCATGATGTCTTTATCCTGGATATCATGATGCCGGGAACGGACGGGCTGACGGTGCTGCGTACGCTTCGCAGGGAAGGAAACACAACGCCGGTTCTGCTGCTGACTGCCAAAAGTGAAATCCGCGACAAGGTGGCAGGCTTTGAAAGCGGAAGCGATGACTACCTGACCAAACCCTTTGCCCTGGAGGAGCTGCGGGTGCGGATAGACGCACTGACCCGCCGCGGACAGAACTACCAGGGGGAACACACTGCGCTGGGAGACCTGACGCTGGATAAAAGCAGCTGCGCCCTTCGCGTCGGAACGAAATCCTGCCCGCTGAGCAACCGGGAATACCACCTGATCGAACTGTTTATGCGGAATCCTCATGTGTATTTTTCCGCGGATACCCTGCTGGACCGGGTATGGGGCATGGACGCGGAAGTGGAGTACGGAACGGTGTGGGTTCATATATCGGGGCTTCGGAAAAAAATGGAATCCCTTGGCGCCCATGTTGAGATCCGGTCAAAGCGCGGCGTTGGATACGCGCTGGAGGAAACGGCATGA
- a CDS encoding sensor histidine kinase — translation MKKYYRNRIMFSAILSFLIVLVIAVAGILLLSYYRLERNSDSFIASKLVPREEDGSRYIQDTPPAMFGYNPGRRNTSFHDYKILFSPDGEMEIQERPGGTDSLDDSVLEYVRNAFGKGIERGKTGSYKFGIRVNEDGSGMAVLVDLYSQLHSLSDFLKAAGLVGIGIFLLLIIVLFPVSGKMADIFVRNAEEQRRFITDAGHDLKTPVAIARANLDVLELREGQSKWSGNVRAQVNRMEHLVQDLIMMARLDEGKNEEIFGDVELSPLAEELWEEYQPSMKQKQIRGTAELEETTPVSGAESLIRRMFCLLMDNAVQYTPEGGEIRMSVMPGKKKTRIVLANSVLTLPAEKPEKLTERFVRGDSARTQKSGGSGIGLAAAKRIAEKHHGKLIIDYPDEHTFRVTVEL, via the coding sequence ATGAAAAAGTATTACCGTAACCGGATCATGTTCAGCGCGATCCTTTCCTTCCTGATCGTGCTGGTGATCGCTGTAGCCGGAATCCTGCTTTTAAGTTATTACCGGCTTGAAAGGAATTCGGACAGCTTTATTGCTTCAAAGCTTGTTCCCCGGGAGGAGGACGGATCCCGATACATACAGGACACGCCTCCGGCTATGTTCGGGTATAATCCGGGCAGACGGAATACTTCCTTCCATGATTACAAGATCCTGTTTTCACCGGACGGTGAAATGGAAATACAGGAAAGGCCCGGAGGCACGGACAGCCTGGATGACAGCGTGCTGGAGTATGTCAGAAATGCTTTCGGGAAGGGCATTGAAAGAGGGAAAACAGGATCCTACAAGTTCGGCATCCGGGTGAATGAGGACGGTTCCGGCATGGCTGTGCTGGTAGACCTTTATTCGCAGCTGCATTCGCTGTCTGATTTCCTGAAGGCAGCCGGCCTGGTGGGTATCGGTATCTTTCTTCTTCTGATCATTGTTCTGTTCCCGGTTTCCGGTAAGATGGCGGACATCTTTGTCCGGAACGCAGAAGAACAGCGCCGCTTTATCACGGATGCCGGCCATGATCTGAAAACACCGGTGGCCATTGCCCGGGCTAATCTGGATGTACTGGAACTGCGGGAAGGCCAAAGCAAGTGGAGCGGCAATGTCCGGGCACAGGTGAACAGAATGGAACACCTGGTGCAGGACCTGATCATGATGGCAAGGCTGGATGAAGGGAAAAATGAGGAAATATTCGGAGATGTGGAACTGAGCCCGCTGGCGGAGGAACTCTGGGAGGAGTACCAGCCTTCAATGAAGCAGAAACAGATCCGCGGCACAGCCGAACTGGAGGAAACTACACCAGTCAGCGGCGCGGAAAGTCTGATCCGGCGGATGTTCTGTCTGCTGATGGACAATGCCGTGCAGTACACGCCGGAGGGCGGCGAAATCCGGATGTCCGTGATGCCCGGAAAGAAAAAGACAAGGATCGTGCTGGCAAATTCTGTCCTGACCCTGCCGGCCGAAAAACCGGAAAAGCTGACAGAACGCTTTGTGCGGGGCGACAGTGCCAGGACCCAGAAGAGCGGCGGATCAGGAATCGGTCTGGCAGCGGCCAAACGGATTGCTGAGAAGCATCATGGGAAACTGATCATCGACTATCCCGATGAACACACCTTCCGGGTGACTGTGGAACTGTGA
- a CDS encoding DUF3795 domain-containing protein, with amino-acid sequence MKRELGIARCGLACCICSENDHCGGCDSGDCPGFSWCENRKCSAEKNLKHCYECGEDCRKQMLAKIKPYGFTLFVKRYGEADLLDCLERNEKNGVVYHRQGVTGDYDDFDDVEELIRFIRTGKR; translated from the coding sequence ATGAAAAGAGAACTTGGAATTGCAAGATGCGGTCTGGCCTGCTGTATCTGCAGCGAGAATGATCATTGCGGGGGCTGCGACTCGGGAGACTGTCCCGGGTTTTCCTGGTGCGAGAACCGGAAGTGTTCGGCAGAAAAAAACCTGAAGCACTGTTATGAATGCGGTGAAGACTGCCGGAAACAGATGCTCGCGAAGATCAAGCCGTACGGATTTACGCTGTTTGTCAAACGGTACGGAGAAGCGGATCTGCTGGACTGCCTGGAACGGAACGAAAAGAATGGCGTTGTGTATCACCGGCAGGGGGTTACCGGCGACTATGACGATTTTGACGATGTTGAGGAATTGATCCGGTTTATCCGGACAGGGAAAAGATAA
- a CDS encoding TetR/AcrR family transcriptional regulator, whose amino-acid sequence MDTKSRILDAALTLFSDKGYANVFVSEIAERVGIKAPSLYKHFESKQAIFDALIQEMNNSFLKQAGMLHIQGNDAARDAAIYKNLSEDQLIRLGKDLLLFFLHDDYARRFRKMLSMAAYHDKELSEAYMKHYVDDPLSYQGMLLKLMVQEGVLHTENAEIMTLHFYAPIYMLLTSCDRDPTRETEAVEILEKHIRQFNRLYGRNADEKEKR is encoded by the coding sequence ATGGACACGAAAAGCAGGATCCTGGATGCGGCGCTGACGCTTTTCTCCGATAAAGGCTATGCCAATGTCTTTGTCAGTGAAATTGCTGAACGGGTCGGAATCAAAGCCCCTTCCCTGTATAAACACTTTGAAAGCAAGCAGGCCATTTTTGACGCGCTTATCCAGGAAATGAACAATAGCTTCCTGAAGCAGGCCGGTATGCTGCACATCCAGGGGAATGACGCCGCCCGGGACGCGGCGATCTATAAGAATCTTTCCGAAGATCAGCTGATCAGGCTCGGAAAGGATCTGCTCCTGTTTTTTCTGCATGATGACTATGCCAGAAGATTCCGGAAAATGCTTTCGATGGCGGCGTACCATGACAAAGAACTGTCGGAAGCGTATATGAAGCATTATGTGGACGATCCACTGTCCTACCAGGGCATGCTCCTGAAGCTGATGGTTCAGGAAGGCGTTCTTCATACGGAGAACGCGGAGATCATGACACTGCACTTTTATGCCCCGATTTATATGCTCCTGACGTCCTGCGACCGGGATCCCACCCGTGAAACGGAGGCAGTTGAAATCCTTGAAAAACATATCCGTCAGTTCAACAGGCTGTACGGACGAAACGCAGATGAAAAGGAAAAACGATAA
- a CDS encoding flavodoxin family protein: protein MKIVLIHGQNHKGSTYHIGRMVAEKTSPEGTIAEFFLPGDLNHFCTGCYACVEDVTKCPFYEEKIRIMREVESADLLIFTTPTYCLRESAQMKSFMDLTFNYWMSHRPRKCMFSKKAVVISTAAGKGAKKAAKSVANALFYWGIPRIWTYGICVQAMSWDGIRSRKKQKIEKDISRIAGKVLRKEHVKAGLRTKGLFLLMRMMQKANLGSGEADRAYWETNGWLAKERPWKQ from the coding sequence ATGAAAATTGTCCTGATTCATGGCCAGAACCATAAAGGAAGCACTTATCATATCGGCAGGATGGTTGCCGAAAAAACAAGCCCGGAGGGAACCATTGCGGAGTTTTTCCTTCCCGGGGATCTGAATCATTTCTGCACCGGGTGCTACGCCTGCGTGGAAGATGTGACAAAATGCCCGTTTTATGAGGAAAAGATCAGGATCATGCGCGAGGTTGAATCCGCTGATCTCCTGATCTTTACAACACCCACCTACTGCCTGAGGGAATCGGCGCAGATGAAAAGCTTTATGGACCTGACCTTCAATTACTGGATGTCTCACAGGCCGAGAAAATGCATGTTCAGCAAAAAGGCTGTTGTCATATCAACAGCCGCGGGAAAAGGGGCAAAAAAGGCTGCCAAATCTGTGGCAAACGCTTTGTTTTACTGGGGTATTCCGCGTATATGGACCTATGGGATCTGCGTCCAGGCGATGAGCTGGGATGGAATCAGAAGCCGGAAAAAACAGAAAATAGAAAAAGACATCTCGCGGATTGCCGGGAAGGTTTTACGAAAAGAACATGTAAAAGCAGGGCTGCGGACAAAGGGGCTTTTCCTGCTGATGCGGATGATGCAGAAAGCAAATCTCGGTTCGGGTGAGGCGGACAGGGCTTACTGGGAAACGAACGGCTGGCTGGCCAAAGAAAGGCCCTGGAAACAATAA
- a CDS encoding aldo/keto reductase, whose product MSLVRSCSKGAALLLCIFAIFSAVMASGIPAAEAEGKKLKEELLLSIDGVQVEVDWEENESVAALRELVALNPLTIQMSMYGGFEQVGPLGTGLPRQDVQTHTNYGDIVLYSGDQLVVFHGSNSWAYTRLGHIRDLSQAELKEMLGQHDVTITLALSVEKEYTIPDVTLNSGYSMPVIGLGTWTLSDDQAEASVYAALKTGMRLIDTARYYGNETGVGRGIRRAIDDGIVTRKEIFVTSKIMPGDYDHAAQGINNSLRDLGLDYVDLMLIHQPGWNDEAVYRAMEQAVRDGKVRSIGISNYYTPEAVDKILSFAVIMPAVIQNENHLYYQNKTLQEYVQQYGIAVESWYPFGGRGHTREHFANETIVRIAAAHEKTPAQVILRWQIQDGYITIPGSSDPDHIAENYNVFDFELTDQEMMEIRDLDRQARYESW is encoded by the coding sequence ATGAGTTTGGTCAGAAGCTGCAGTAAGGGTGCGGCGCTGCTTTTGTGTATCTTCGCAATATTCAGTGCGGTCATGGCATCGGGTATCCCGGCAGCAGAAGCGGAGGGAAAAAAACTGAAGGAAGAATTGCTTTTATCCATTGACGGTGTTCAGGTTGAAGTGGACTGGGAAGAAAACGAATCCGTAGCAGCGCTCCGGGAGTTGGTCGCCTTAAACCCGCTTACGATTCAAATGTCCATGTACGGCGGATTCGAGCAGGTTGGCCCGTTGGGAACCGGCCTTCCCCGCCAGGATGTGCAGACTCATACGAATTATGGTGATATCGTTCTCTATTCGGGCGATCAGCTCGTAGTTTTCCACGGTTCCAATTCCTGGGCATATACACGGCTGGGACATATCCGTGATCTGAGCCAGGCTGAACTGAAAGAAATGCTCGGTCAGCATGATGTGACGATCACACTGGCACTGTCCGTTGAAAAAGAATATACAATTCCGGATGTGACGCTGAACAGCGGTTATTCCATGCCCGTCATCGGCCTGGGCACATGGACGCTTTCCGATGATCAGGCGGAAGCCTCCGTTTATGCTGCCCTGAAGACCGGTATGCGGCTGATTGACACCGCCCGGTATTATGGAAATGAAACAGGCGTCGGGCGCGGCATCCGCAGGGCGATCGATGACGGCATCGTCACCCGGAAGGAAATCTTCGTCACCAGCAAGATCATGCCCGGCGACTATGATCATGCGGCGCAGGGCATCAATAACTCTCTTCGGGATCTTGGCCTGGATTACGTGGACCTGATGCTGATCCACCAGCCCGGATGGAACGATGAAGCGGTTTACCGCGCTATGGAACAGGCGGTGCGGGATGGCAAGGTGCGTTCCATCGGCATCTCCAATTATTATACACCGGAGGCCGTGGATAAAATCCTGTCCTTTGCTGTGATCATGCCTGCTGTGATCCAGAATGAAAACCATCTGTATTATCAGAATAAGACGCTGCAGGAGTATGTACAGCAATACGGGATCGCGGTGGAATCCTGGTATCCATTCGGCGGCAGAGGCCATACCCGTGAACACTTCGCCAATGAAACCATCGTGCGGATCGCCGCCGCGCACGAAAAAACACCGGCGCAGGTCATTCTTCGCTGGCAGATTCAGGATGGGTATATCACAATCCCCGGTTCTTCCGATCCCGATCATATTGCAGAGAATTATAACGTATTCGATTTTGAACTGACCGATCAGGAAATGATGGAAATCAGAGATCTTGACCGGCAGGCACGTTATGAAAGCTGGTAA
- a CDS encoding flavodoxin family protein has translation MSRILIITTSLRAKSNSDILAEQMAAGARDAGHQVECISLKGKTIGFCRGCLACQKTQKCVQNDDAAAIAEKAINADTLVFVTPIYYYEMSGQMKTLLDRLNPLYSADYRFRKVYMLSVAAEDEAFVPEKAVSGLQGWVDCFEKAGFAGSLFCGGINSPAEASGRNEEQHEAYEFGQKLQ, from the coding sequence ATGAGCCGTATTCTTATCATTACAACCAGTCTTCGCGCAAAGAGCAATTCGGACATCCTTGCCGAACAGATGGCCGCCGGGGCAAGGGACGCGGGGCATCAGGTGGAATGTATCAGCCTGAAGGGGAAAACGATCGGATTCTGCCGGGGTTGTCTGGCTTGCCAGAAAACACAAAAGTGCGTGCAGAATGACGACGCCGCTGCGATCGCTGAAAAAGCGATAAATGCAGACACATTGGTTTTTGTAACGCCCATCTATTACTATGAGATGAGCGGACAGATGAAAACGCTGCTTGACCGTCTCAATCCCCTGTACTCGGCAGACTATCGGTTCCGGAAAGTATACATGCTTTCAGTCGCAGCAGAAGATGAAGCGTTTGTCCCTGAAAAAGCCGTTAGCGGCCTGCAAGGCTGGGTCGACTGCTTTGAGAAGGCAGGTTTTGCCGGATCACTGTTCTGCGGCGGAATCAACAGCCCGGCGGAAGCGTCCGGCAGAAATGAGGAGCAGCATGAAGCGTATGAGTTTGGTCAGAAGCTGCAGTAA
- a CDS encoding alpha/beta hydrolase: MKTETLHLTREWDKTFAESDKVDHCKVTFVNRYGITLAADMYVPKVKERRLPAIAVCGPFGAVKEQCSGLYAQTMAERGFLTIAFDPSFTGESGGQPRYMASPDINTEDFQAAVDFLSVQENVDPDRIGIIGICGWGGLALNTAAIDTRVKATAAMTMYDMSRVNANGYFDSLDEDARYAAREALNAQRVIDYRNGFYELGGGVVDPLPEDAPFFVKDYHAYYKTPRGYHPRSLNSNGGWNKIGTMSFMNMPQLSYTHEIRSAVLIVHGEKAHSCYFSRDAFAAMIKDSKYADNKELMIIPGAVHTDLYDRADVIPFDKLERFFKEYLK, translated from the coding sequence ATGAAAACAGAAACGCTGCATCTGACCCGGGAATGGGACAAAACATTCGCTGAAAGCGACAAGGTGGATCATTGCAAGGTGACCTTTGTGAACCGCTATGGCATCACGCTGGCAGCGGACATGTATGTACCCAAAGTTAAAGAACGAAGGCTCCCGGCGATCGCTGTCTGCGGTCCCTTCGGTGCAGTCAAGGAACAGTGCTCCGGGCTGTATGCACAGACTATGGCGGAGCGCGGTTTTCTGACCATCGCCTTCGATCCCTCCTTCACCGGGGAAAGCGGCGGACAGCCCCGGTACATGGCTTCTCCCGACATTAACACGGAAGATTTTCAGGCAGCGGTGGATTTCCTGTCCGTACAGGAAAATGTGGATCCGGATCGTATCGGCATCATCGGCATCTGCGGCTGGGGCGGTCTTGCCCTGAATACGGCAGCCATTGATACCCGCGTAAAGGCCACCGCCGCCATGACCATGTATGATATGAGCCGTGTGAATGCCAACGGGTATTTTGACTCTCTGGATGAGGATGCCCGGTATGCTGCCCGGGAAGCTCTGAACGCCCAGCGCGTCATTGATTATCGCAACGGATTCTATGAACTGGGCGGCGGCGTGGTGGACCCATTGCCGGAGGACGCGCCGTTCTTTGTAAAAGATTACCACGCCTATTACAAAACGCCCCGCGGTTATCATCCCCGCAGTCTCAACTCCAACGGCGGCTGGAATAAGATCGGCACCATGTCCTTCATGAACATGCCGCAGCTCAGCTACACCCATGAAATTCGCAGCGCTGTGCTGATCGTTCATGGTGAAAAAGCCCACTCCTGCTATTTCAGCCGGGATGCCTTTGCCGCCATGATAAAGGACAGCAAATACGCCGATAACAAGGAACTGATGATCATTCCCGGCGCAGTGCATACCGACCTCTATGACCGGGCGGATGTCATTCCCTTTGATAAGCTGGAACGTTTCTTTAAGGAGTATTTGAAATGA
- a CDS encoding LysR family transcriptional regulator: MEIRMLRYFLAVAREENMTRAAEQLHVTQPTLSKTLKALEDELGEKLFTRHSFSIRLTEEGVLLRNRAEDLVGMADKIAQEFVTLDDIKGGDIYLGLAESYQIRLLARAIREFRTQYPALRYHITSGDTEQVTEKLDKGLLDFAVLVEEPDRARYEALIFPRTDIWGLVFPADNPLAEKKAITVDDLIDLPLFCSEQSWKNDLPRWCGDRMQELRLEGSFRLSYNGSLFAMEGLGYLLTFERLIDTSPDSGLVFRPLTPTLENKLYLVWKKYQTLSPIAERFLKHLQTSFTS; this comes from the coding sequence ATGGAGATCAGAATGCTGCGCTATTTTCTTGCTGTCGCGCGGGAGGAGAATATGACACGGGCTGCGGAGCAGCTGCATGTCACCCAGCCTACCCTGTCCAAGACGCTGAAAGCACTGGAAGATGAGCTCGGGGAAAAGCTTTTTACACGCCACAGCTTTAGCATCCGGCTGACGGAGGAAGGCGTACTGCTGCGCAACCGGGCGGAGGATCTGGTCGGTATGGCGGATAAGATCGCACAGGAATTTGTGACGCTGGATGATATCAAGGGCGGGGATATTTATCTGGGATTGGCGGAATCCTATCAGATCAGGCTTCTTGCCCGGGCTATCCGCGAATTCCGGACGCAATATCCGGCACTGCGGTATCACATTACCAGCGGGGATACGGAGCAGGTAACTGAAAAGCTGGACAAAGGGCTGCTGGACTTTGCTGTGCTGGTGGAAGAACCGGACAGAGCCAGATATGAAGCACTGATCTTTCCCCGGACGGATATATGGGGCCTGGTTTTTCCGGCAGATAATCCCCTGGCAGAGAAAAAAGCCATCACAGTGGATGACTTGATCGACCTGCCCCTGTTCTGCTCGGAACAAAGCTGGAAGAACGATCTTCCCAGATGGTGCGGAGACAGGATGCAGGAGCTGCGGCTGGAGGGATCCTTCCGGTTATCATACAACGGGTCCTTGTTTGCGATGGAGGGACTGGGCTATCTGCTGACTTTTGAACGTCTGATCGATACGTCGCCCGATTCCGGACTGGTTTTTCGTCCTCTCACGCCAACACTTGAAAACAAACTGTATCTGGTCTGGAAAAAGTACCAGACGCTTTCGCCGATCGCAGAACGGTTTCTAAAACACCTGCAAACAAGTTTCACATCATAA